A genome region from Sander vitreus isolate 19-12246 chromosome 21, sanVit1, whole genome shotgun sequence includes the following:
- the cpxm2 gene encoding carboxypeptidase X (M14 family), member 2: MPRVMTRQRLCLLTPLALLGLLVGLADLSQGSAGEDEDYYMQELLTREQYNQVQVLEKPVASIPDRHAHPSQKPAKKVPKGKADSSTQTEKNRADVKSVKTANKKAEKNKKSVLKTSNSISEGEGQYNSIKEECPPMGLETLKIDDFQLHASTTKRYGLGAHRGRLNIQAGLYEDDLYDGAWCAGRDDPLQWFEVDARRLTKFTGVITQGRSSLWSSDWVTSYKVMVSNDSHTWITLKNGSKDLIFIGNREKEIPVRNIFPAPVIGRYIRVNPRSWLPSGSICMRVEILGCPMPDPNNYYHRRNEVITTDDLDFRHHSYKEMRQLMKVVNEMCPNITRIYNIGKSHSGLKLYAIEISDNPGEHEVGEPEFRYTAGSHGNEVLGRELLLLLMQFMCLEYLSGNQRIRHLVEETRIHLLPSVNPDGYEKAFEVGSELSGWSLGRWSNDGIDIHHNFPDLNSILWDAEAKKWIPRKMFNHHVPVPEWFLSKNASVAVETRALTAWMEKMPFVLGSNIQGGELVVTFPYDKTRSQGVAREQTPTPDDHVFRWLAFSYASTHRLMTTANRRVCHTEDFAKEDGTINGASWHTAAGSMNDFSYLHTNCFELSMYVGCDKFPHESELPEEWENNRESLLVFMEQVHRGIKGVVRDLQGRGIANAIISVEGINHDIRTASDGDYWRLLNPGEYRVTARAEGYSLTSKKCEVGYEMGATTCNFIISRTNLSRIKEIMEKFNKQPIRLPVRQLQARRTRERRMGT, translated from the exons ATGCCCCGGGTCATGACAAGACAGCGCCTATGCCTCCTAACCCCCCTGGCTCTGCTGGGACTCCTCGTGGGGCTTGCAGACCTCAGCCAAGGCTCTGCCGGTGAGGATGAGGATTACTACATGCAGGAGCTGCTGACAAGAGAGCAGTATAACCAGGTCCAAGTGCTGGAGAAGCCTGTGGCCTCGATACCTGACAGGCATGCGCACCCCAGCCAAAAGCCTGCCAAGAAAGTGCCCAAGGGAAAAGCAGACAGCAGCACGCAGACGGAAAAAAACAGAGCTGATGTAAAATCAG TGAAAACAGCCAACAAAAAGGCtgagaagaacaagaagagCGTCCTGAAAACCTCAAACAGCATCTCAGAGGGAGAAGGACAATACAACTCGATAAAAGAGG AATGCCCTCCCATGGGACTGGAGACATTGAAGATTGATGATTTCCAGCTTCATGCTTCAACTACGAAACGCTACGGCCTTGGTGCACACAGAGGTCGACTTAACATTCAG GCTGGCCTTTATGAAGATGACCTCTATGACGGGGCCTGGTGCGCTGGCAGAGATGACCCGCTGCAGTGGTTCGAGGTGGACGCCAGGAGGCTGACTAAGTTCACAGGGGTCATCACACAAGGCAGAAGCTCCCTCTGGTC GAGCGATTGGGTGACCTCGTATAAGGTGATGGTGAGCAATGACAGTCACACATGGATAACACTGAAGAATGGCTCCAAGGACTTG ATCTTCATTGGCAACAGGGAAAAGGAGATCCCAGTCCGGAACATCTTTCCTGCGCCAGTGATCGGCCGATACATCCGAGTCAACCCTCGCTCATGGCTTCCCAGCGGCAGTATCTGTATGAGAGTGGAGATCCTTGGCTGTCCTATGCCAG ATCCAAATAATTACTACCACCGACGCAATGAAGTCATAACGACAGATGACTTGGACTTCAGACACCACAGCTATAAAGAAATGAGGCAG CTTATGAAGGTGGTCAATGAAATGTGCCCTAACATCACCCGGATCTATAACATAGGAAAGAGCCACAGCGGCCTCAAGCTGTATGCCATAGAGATTTCTGACAACCCAGGAGAGCATGAAGTTG GTGAACCAGAGTTTCGTTACACAGCAGGTTCCCATGGTAACGAGGTGCTGGGACGAGAGCTGCTCCTCCTACTGATGCAGTTCATGTGTCTGGAGTATCTGTCCGGCAACCAGCGGATACGTCACCTGGTGGAAGAGACCAGAATCCATCTATTGCCATCTGTCAACCCTGATGGGTACGAGAAAGCCTTTGAAGTG GGTTCAGAGCTCAGCGGCTGGTCTTTGGGTCGATGGAGCAATGATGGAATAGATATTCACCATAACTTCCCCGATCTCAACTCCATCCTGTGGGATGCCGAGGCAAAGAAGTGGATCCCTCGCAAAATGTTCAACCACCATGTACCCGTCCCAGAGTGGTTCCTGTCCAAAAATGCTTCA GTTGCTGTGGAGACACGGGCTCTGACAGCATGGATGGAGAAGATGCCCTTTGTGCTGGGCAGTAACATCCAGGGAGGGGAGCTGGTGGTGACTTTCCCGTACGACAAAACTCGCTCCCAAGGGGTGGCCAGGGAGCAGACCCCGACCCCGGATGACCACGTCTTCCGCTGGCTGGCCTTCTCCTACGCGTCCACCCACCGCCTGATGACCACTGCCAACCGAAGGGTTTGCCACACAGAAGATTTTGCCAAGGAGGACGGCACCATCAACGGAGCATCCTGGCACACCGCGGCTGGCA GTATGAATGATTTCAGCTATTTGCACACCAACTGCTTTGAGCTGTCGATGTATGTGGGTTGTGACAAATTCCCACATGAGAGCGAACTGCCTGAGGAGTGGGAGAACAATCGCGAGTCACTTCTTGTCTTCATGGAGCAG GTGCATCGTGGGATTAAAGGTGTGGTAAGGGACCTGCAAGGGCGCGGAATAGCTAATGCCATCATCTCTGTGGAGGGCATCAACCATGATATTCGCACAG CTTCTGATGGCGATTACTGGCGCTTGCTGAACCCTGGAGAGTACAGAGTAACAGCCAGGGCTGAGGGCTACAGCCTCACCAGTAAGAAGTGCGAGGTGGGCTACGAGATGGGCGCCACCACCTGCAACTTCATCATATCCCGCACCAACCTGTCACGAATCAAAGAAATAATGGAAAAATTCAACAAGCAGCCCATCAGATTGCCCGTCAGGCAGCTCCAAGCTCGTAGGACCAGAGAGAGACGCATGGGGACGTAA